The Bos indicus x Bos taurus breed Angus x Brahman F1 hybrid chromosome 3, Bos_hybrid_MaternalHap_v2.0, whole genome shotgun sequence genome includes a window with the following:
- the LOC113889701 gene encoding eukaryotic translation initiation factor 1: MSAIQNLHSFDPFADASKGDDLLPAGTEDYIHIRIQQRNGRKTLTTVQGIADDYDKKKLVKAFKKKFACNGTVIEHPEYGEVIQLQGDQRKNICQFLVEIGLAKDDQLKVHGF, translated from the coding sequence ATGTCCGCTATCCAGAACCTCCACTCTTTCGACCCCTTTGCTGATGCAAGTAAGGGTGATGATCTGCTTCCTGCTGGCACTGAGGATTATATCCATATAAGAATTCAACAGAGAAACGGCAGGAAGACCCTTACTACTGTCCAAGGGATCGCTGATGATTACGATAAAAAGAAACTAGTGAAGGCGTTTAAGAagaaatttgcctgcaatggtACTGTAATTGAGCATCCAGAATATGGAGAAGTAATTCAGCTACAGGGTGACCAGCGCAAGAACATATGCCAGTTCCTGGTAGAGATTGGACTGGCTAAGGACGACCAGCTGAAGGTTCATGGGTTTTAA